In the genome of Pempheris klunzingeri isolate RE-2024b chromosome 3, fPemKlu1.hap1, whole genome shotgun sequence, one region contains:
- the tmem131l gene encoding transmembrane protein 131-like isoform X1, whose product MAGPQDFQQGSHCHRKTWINILLGILQLLLPCVQHGGAQLQALSQMSTSVVEVWQPEDADPLVPLQVEKERRKDGLPLEDSSSPYTRENGRPVHFQPPALDFGTQPLGLARAETIYIHNPSQEVPVTLLSMFTSSRHFYIPFFHRRVIPPRGKASFKLIFLPSEEGNVENTLFINTSAHGLLSYQVFGVGVHQGSLKSVQRKDSLLVFPHIQSIKLTQTQEDASNITILGLLLECSLPKSLLNNPQGSCFQSEERLSLQINLSARGDRPTDLDKLKPYVIEHILVLLVAPTAGQAAVGEPKIGVYMLNSGGKKLYVKDMQVLSKVEASLEFNQVPLRPEAKNFTEVAALACRGSLPGHGRKCRNHISLKILGNGTTYNFPGLHITRRRTVGDLFSLLQVKQSSADQVDLWLTNSLLFPLTVINASLSQKLQGVMKVMNFSGPLTVSQGCWHILSLKLLSRTLHVNQLSTLSLDTSLGSDLHIPLYFHSAPFKQGEVVFEAERECGRPCPVRLSDTGHSEWQRSLLPDFFPTSWAIDSKLAAELCSRWQSHKDKLPCRWPRLPVETSFPLDFGATPVNESKVKTFTLKNPSSSVVSVEIRILSLYPAPLEALDLLTKWFNISPLSVNISTTEFSLLASPPKTGEHREDLKGQGVLRLLLQPWEAREVAVVFTPSEHKPTTTILIIRNNLTVFDMMTVQGRGAKELLRVGGKLPGPGASLRFNVPQSTLMECRDGLRINKPLFAVRKSFKVENAGELPLTVMSMNINGYKCQGFGFEVLQCRSFSLDHNASSEITIAFTPDFTSSWVIRDLTLMTSRGTSFPFTLNVTLPHHMLPLCAQVVPGPSWEETFWVVTLIFTCFSLFGVCLMAFHQAQYILNEFSTPSIRSNHNSALSRDNGPVNNITPNGVNKTKGSCKSFVDTCHTSDKGKGRGSLAWANSPSQRPQTSKRGPSITPSQPQKKHKVSLYYTKYKSSSTAATVDEEHEDFTPDPPLTPDPDVCNNNEPAFISELDKKTPAEFKEDPHSTIEDTVPAAVMFPMEMPAGFPDNVTLVPGPRPGLLVCSPVEKSCTDPYVEKMDSEKRDSSEMELREDGKGQKKKTQNAETVTAAGNNKGKRSRRKTENVSSAPEHNVVVMPEREKEPDWKTGDRNVSGTRNRNRCCNTSKSEVPKPGLSAESPLKHNAGACPTRTRRKCATERRGGGVCESGSDSGSSSGSVRASRGSWGSWSSASSMEGDKDPSARTHACTTSSRKRDSLQYGVYPVERDCYQTMNTNYKALSMNSLYRKDQCQSPDPIAPSFAPSFAAVAAGVDRTMDLTGQYLPEETWSAPSIPLTNEFRYNATEALPYIPQPATTAPYNGFTWSNANSHCNSPYTYCEESNYIGNGTFPSGFPSQEGQHAHGSQTSWSEEQPQESPSSWDTAACVGSKPYFSGTRSLSPMSSLFGSIWTPQSEPYQSHFQPERSAPMSPITPPHSPFSREPEGRCAPIQYSSFNPFGPHMNLDIWNSSSNRSSNSQLSNDSGYCGDV is encoded by the exons TTCTTCTCCATATACACGTGAAAATGGGAGGCCTGTGCATTTTCAGCCTCCAGCATTGGATTTTGGGACACA GCCGCTGGGGCTGGCAAGAGCTGAAACCATATATATACACAACCCCAGCCAGGAGGTTCCTGTGACGCTGCTGTCAATGTTTACATCCAGCAGGCATTTTTACATACCTTTCTTTCACAGAAGA GTGATCCCACCCAGAGGGAAGGCatcttttaaactgattttCCTCCCGTCTGAGGAGGGCAAtgtagaaaacacattatttataaACACATCGGCCCATGGGCTACTGTCATACCAG GTATTTGGTGTGGGAGTTCACCAGGGGTCATTAAAGTCTGTCCAAAGAAAGGATAGTCTGTTAGTATTCCCTCACATCCAGAGCATTAAGCTGACCCAAACTCAG GAAGATGCTTCCAACATCACTATACTGGGTCTACTCCTGGAGTGCAGCTTACCGAAGAGTTTGTTAAACAATCCTCAG GGGTCCTGCTTTCAGAGTGAGGAACGCCTCAGTCTGCAGATTAATCTGTCGGCGCGTGGTGACCGGCCCACTGACCTGGACAAGCTCAAGCCTTACGTCATTGAGCACAttttggtgctgctggtggcccCCACTGCTGGGCAGGCTGCAGTAG gggAACCAAAGATAGGAGTTTATATGTTAAATTCTGGAGGCAAGAAGCTCTATGTAAAG GATATGCAGGTGCTATCAAAAGTGGAGGCCAGCCTGGAGTTTAATCAGGTTCCTCTGAGACCAGAAGCAAAAAACTTCACTGAAGTGGCTGCACTTGCCTGCAGAG GTTCATTGCCAGGCCATGGACGGAAATGCAGAAATCACATCAGTTTAAAAATTCTGGGAAACGGAACCACCTACAACTTCCCTGGACTGCATATCACACGCAG ACGGACTGTGGGGGATTTGTTCAGCCTGCTCCAGGTGAAACAGAGCAGTGCAGACCAGGTGGATCTGTGGCTGACAaactccctcctcttccccctcacTGTGATAAATGCCAGCCTCTCACAGAAGCTGCAGGGAGTAATGAAG gtgATGAACTTCAGCGGTCCACTGACTGTTTCCCAGGGCTGCTGGCATATCCTGTCCCTCAAGCTGCTCAGCAGGACTCTGCACGTCAACCAGCTGTCCACCCTAAGCCTGGATACCAGCCTGGGCTCAGACCTGCACATACCCCTTTACTTTCACTCTGCTCCTTTCAAG CAGGGGGAAGTGGTGTTTGAGGCGGAGCGGGAGTGTGGACGACCTTGCCCAGTGAGACTGTCTGACACAG GTCATTCAGAGTGGCAGCGTTCCCTCCTCCCAGACTTTTTTCCCACGTCTTGGGCCATAGACAGCAAACTGGCAGCTGAGCTCTGCTCACGATGGCAGAGCCACAAAGACAAACTGCCTTGCAG GTGGCCCAGACTCCCTGTAGAGACGTCCTTTCCTCTGGACTTTGGTGCTACACCTGTCAATGAGAGCAAG gTGAAGACGTTCACGCTGAAGAATCCTTCTTCTTCAGTGGTTTCTGTAGAGATTCGAATCCTCTCTCTATATCCTGCCCCCCTGGAGGCTCTGGACCTTCTAACCAAATG GTTTAATATTAGCCCGCTTTCTGTCAACATCAGCACTACAGAGTTTTCTCTGTTGGCGTCTCCCCCAAAG ACGGGGGAGCATAGAGAAGACTTAAAAGGACAGGGTGTCCTgcgtctgctgctgcagccctggGAGGCCAGAGAAGTTGCTGTGGTCTTTACTCCCTCTGAACACAAACCCACCACTACCATTCTCATAATCAG GAACAACTTGACAGTGTTTGACATGATGACGGTTCAGGGCCGCGGGGCCAAAGAGCTGCTGAGAGTCGGCGGTAAACTGCCCGGCCCAGGAGCCTCTCTGCGCTTCAACGTTCCACAGTCAACTCTAATGGAGTGTCGCGACG GCCTCCGCATCAACAAGCCACTTTTCGCCGTCAGAAAGAGTTTCAAGGTGGAGAATGCAGGAGAGCTTCCTCTGACAGTTATGTCGATGAACATAAATGGATACAAGTGTCAGGGATTTGGCTTTGAGGTCTTGCAGTGTCGCTCCTTCAGTCTGGACCACAACGCTTCCTCTGAGATCACGATTGC GTTCACCCCAGACTTCACCTCATCCTGGGTGATCCGGGACCTCACCCTAATGACATCCCGCGGCACTTCTTTCCCTTTCACCCTCAATGTGACGCTGCCCCACCACATGTTGCCTCTCTGCGCTCAGGTGGTCCCTGGACCCAGCTGGGAGGAAACTTTCTGGGTGGTCACCCTCATCTTCACATG CTTCTCCctgtttggtgtgtgtctgatggCCTTCCATCAGGCCCAGTACATCCTGAATGAGTTCTCCACACCCAGCATCAGGAGCAACCACAACTCTGCCCTGTCCCGTGATAATGGCCCTGTCAATAATATCACACCCAATGGAGTAAA TAAAACAAAGGGCAGTTGTAAGAGCTTTGTGGACACCTGTCACACCTCTGACAAAGGTAAGGGGCGTGGCTCTCTAGCCTGGGCCAATAGCCCCTCTCAGCGGCCTCAAACCTCAAAGAGAGGGCCTTCAATCACCCCGTCCCAACCACAGAAGAAACACAAGGTTTCACTCTATTACACCAAATACAAGTCCTCATCCACTGCAGCAACTGTGGATGAGGAGCATGAAGACTTTACACCGGACCCTCCCCTGACACCAGACCCTGATGTCTGTAACAATAACGAACCAGCTTTCATCAGTGAGCTGGATAAAAAGACACCTGCAGAATTTAAAGAAGACCCACACAGCACTATAGAAGATACAGTGCCAGCAGCGGTTATGTTTCCTATGGAAATGCCTGCTGGTTTCCCAGATAACGTCACATTGGTTCCAGGACCTAGACCAGGCCTGTTAGTGTGCAGTCCTGTAGAGAAGAGCTGCACTGACCCCTATGTAGAGAAGATGGACTCTGAGAAAAGGGACAGCTCTGAAATGGAG CTGAGAGAAGACGGCAAAggccagaaaaagaaaacacagaacgCAGAGACTGTCACTGCAGCAGGAAATAATAAGGGAAAGAGGAGTcgcagaaagacagaaaatgtctcCAG TGCTCCTGAACACAATGTTGTTGTGAtgccagagagggagaaagaaccTGATTGGAAAACAGGGGACCGTAACGTCAGCGGAACCCGTAATAGGAACCGCTGCTGCAACACCTCCAAGTCAGAAGTACCAAAGCCTGGACTGAGTGCCGAGAGCCCCCTCAAACACAACG CAGGTGCGTGTCCTACTCGTACTCGACGGAAGTGTGCCACAGAGCGGCGTGGTGGCGGAGTGTGCGAGTCGGGCTCAGACTCCGGCAGCTCGTCGGGCAGCGTGAGggccagcagagggagctgggGCAGCTGGAGCAGCGCCAGCAGCatggagggagacaaagacCCCAGTGCCCGAACACACGCCTGCACTACCTCATCTAGAAAAA GGGATTCTTTGCAGTACGGTGTCTACCCAGTAGAGCGAGACTGCTACCAGACCATGAACACAAACTACAAGGCTCTCAG CATGAATAGCTTGTACCGTAAAGACCAGTGCCAAAGCCCAGACCCCATAGCGCCCAGCTTTGCCCCcagttttgctgctgttgctgccgGAGTAGACAGAACCATGG ATCTGACAGGTCAGTATTTGCCCGAAGAGACGTGGTCAGCTCCTTCCATCCCCCTCACCAACGAGTTCAGATACAACGCCACCGAAGCTCTGCCCTACATACCTCAGCCAGCAACCACCGCACCGTACAATGG GTTTACTTGGAGTAATGCCAACAGCCATTGCAACAGTCCCTACACCTACTGTGAGGAAAGCAACTACATAG GTAATGGAACATTTCCGAGTGGTTTTCCCAGTCAGGAGGGCCAGCATGCACACGGCAGTCAGACCAGCTGGAGTGAGGAACAGCCTCAGGAATCGCCCTCAAGCTGGGACACAGCAGCCTGTGTGGGCAGCAAG CCATACTTCTCGGGTACCCGCAGCCTCTCCCCCATGTCCAGTCTGTTCGGATCCATCTGGACGCCCCAGAGCGAGCCCTACCAGAGCCACTTCCAGCCTGAGCGATCGGCCCCGATGTCCCCCATCACCCCACCTCACTCTCCCTTCAGCCGGGAGCCAGAGGGGAGGTGCGCACCCATCCAGTACTCCAGCTTCAACCCATTCGGCCCGCACATGAACCTGGACATATGGAACTCTTCCTCCAACCGCAGCTCCAACTCACAGCTCTCCAACGACTCCGGCTACTGTGGAGATGTTTAa
- the tmem131l gene encoding transmembrane protein 131-like isoform X2 has protein sequence MAGPQDFQQGSHCHRKTWINILLGILQLLLPCVQHGGAQLQALSQMSTSVVEVWQPEDADPLVPLQVEKERRKDGLPLEDSSSPYTRENGRPVHFQPPALDFGTQPLGLARAETIYIHNPSQEVPVTLLSMFTSSRHFYIPFFHRRVIPPRGKASFKLIFLPSEEGNVENTLFINTSAHGLLSYQVFGVGVHQGSLKSVQRKDSLLVFPHIQSIKLTQTQEDASNITILGLLLECSLPKSLLNNPQGSCFQSEERLSLQINLSARGDRPTDLDKLKPYVIEHILVLLVAPTAGQAAVGEPKIGVYMLNSGGKKLYVKDMQVLSKVEASLEFNQVPLRPEAKNFTEVAALACRGSLPGHGRKCRNHISLKILGNGTTYNFPGLHITRRRTVGDLFSLLQVKQSSADQVDLWLTNSLLFPLTVINASLSQKLQGVMKVMNFSGPLTVSQGCWHILSLKLLSRTLHVNQLSTLSLDTSLGSDLHIPLYFHSAPFKQGEVVFEAERECGRPCPVRLSDTGHSEWQRSLLPDFFPTSWAIDSKLAAELCSRWQSHKDKLPCRWPRLPVETSFPLDFGATPVNESKVKTFTLKNPSSSVVSVEIRILSLYPAPLEALDLLTKWFNISPLSVNISTTEFSLLASPPKTGEHREDLKGQGVLRLLLQPWEAREVAVVFTPSEHKPTTTILIIRNNLTVFDMMTVQGRGAKELLRVGGKLPGPGASLRFNVPQSTLMECRDGLRINKPLFAVRKSFKVENAGELPLTVMSMNINGYKCQGFGFEVLQCRSFSLDHNASSEITIAFTPDFTSSWVIRDLTLMTSRGTSFPFTLNVTLPHHMLPLCAQVVPGPSWEETFWVVTLIFTCFSLFGVCLMAFHQAQYILNEFSTPSIRSNHNSALSRDNGPVNNITPNGVNKTKGSCKSFVDTCHTSDKGKGRGSLAWANSPSQRPQTSKRGPSITPSQPQKKHKVSLYYTKYKSSSTAATVDEEHEDFTPDPPLTPDPDVCNNNEPAFISELDKKTPAEFKEDPHSTIEDTVPAAVMFPMEMPAGFPDNVTLVPGPRPGLLVCSPVEKSCTDPYVEKMDSEKRDSSEMELREDGKGQKKKTQNAETVTAAGNNKGKRSRRKTENVSSAPEHNVVVMPEREKEPDWKTGDRNVSGTRNRNRCCNTSKSEVPKPGLSAESPLKHNGACPTRTRRKCATERRGGGVCESGSDSGSSSGSVRASRGSWGSWSSASSMEGDKDPSARTHACTTSSRKRDSLQYGVYPVERDCYQTMNTNYKALSMNSLYRKDQCQSPDPIAPSFAPSFAAVAAGVDRTMDLTGQYLPEETWSAPSIPLTNEFRYNATEALPYIPQPATTAPYNGFTWSNANSHCNSPYTYCEESNYIGNGTFPSGFPSQEGQHAHGSQTSWSEEQPQESPSSWDTAACVGSKPYFSGTRSLSPMSSLFGSIWTPQSEPYQSHFQPERSAPMSPITPPHSPFSREPEGRCAPIQYSSFNPFGPHMNLDIWNSSSNRSSNSQLSNDSGYCGDV, from the exons TTCTTCTCCATATACACGTGAAAATGGGAGGCCTGTGCATTTTCAGCCTCCAGCATTGGATTTTGGGACACA GCCGCTGGGGCTGGCAAGAGCTGAAACCATATATATACACAACCCCAGCCAGGAGGTTCCTGTGACGCTGCTGTCAATGTTTACATCCAGCAGGCATTTTTACATACCTTTCTTTCACAGAAGA GTGATCCCACCCAGAGGGAAGGCatcttttaaactgattttCCTCCCGTCTGAGGAGGGCAAtgtagaaaacacattatttataaACACATCGGCCCATGGGCTACTGTCATACCAG GTATTTGGTGTGGGAGTTCACCAGGGGTCATTAAAGTCTGTCCAAAGAAAGGATAGTCTGTTAGTATTCCCTCACATCCAGAGCATTAAGCTGACCCAAACTCAG GAAGATGCTTCCAACATCACTATACTGGGTCTACTCCTGGAGTGCAGCTTACCGAAGAGTTTGTTAAACAATCCTCAG GGGTCCTGCTTTCAGAGTGAGGAACGCCTCAGTCTGCAGATTAATCTGTCGGCGCGTGGTGACCGGCCCACTGACCTGGACAAGCTCAAGCCTTACGTCATTGAGCACAttttggtgctgctggtggcccCCACTGCTGGGCAGGCTGCAGTAG gggAACCAAAGATAGGAGTTTATATGTTAAATTCTGGAGGCAAGAAGCTCTATGTAAAG GATATGCAGGTGCTATCAAAAGTGGAGGCCAGCCTGGAGTTTAATCAGGTTCCTCTGAGACCAGAAGCAAAAAACTTCACTGAAGTGGCTGCACTTGCCTGCAGAG GTTCATTGCCAGGCCATGGACGGAAATGCAGAAATCACATCAGTTTAAAAATTCTGGGAAACGGAACCACCTACAACTTCCCTGGACTGCATATCACACGCAG ACGGACTGTGGGGGATTTGTTCAGCCTGCTCCAGGTGAAACAGAGCAGTGCAGACCAGGTGGATCTGTGGCTGACAaactccctcctcttccccctcacTGTGATAAATGCCAGCCTCTCACAGAAGCTGCAGGGAGTAATGAAG gtgATGAACTTCAGCGGTCCACTGACTGTTTCCCAGGGCTGCTGGCATATCCTGTCCCTCAAGCTGCTCAGCAGGACTCTGCACGTCAACCAGCTGTCCACCCTAAGCCTGGATACCAGCCTGGGCTCAGACCTGCACATACCCCTTTACTTTCACTCTGCTCCTTTCAAG CAGGGGGAAGTGGTGTTTGAGGCGGAGCGGGAGTGTGGACGACCTTGCCCAGTGAGACTGTCTGACACAG GTCATTCAGAGTGGCAGCGTTCCCTCCTCCCAGACTTTTTTCCCACGTCTTGGGCCATAGACAGCAAACTGGCAGCTGAGCTCTGCTCACGATGGCAGAGCCACAAAGACAAACTGCCTTGCAG GTGGCCCAGACTCCCTGTAGAGACGTCCTTTCCTCTGGACTTTGGTGCTACACCTGTCAATGAGAGCAAG gTGAAGACGTTCACGCTGAAGAATCCTTCTTCTTCAGTGGTTTCTGTAGAGATTCGAATCCTCTCTCTATATCCTGCCCCCCTGGAGGCTCTGGACCTTCTAACCAAATG GTTTAATATTAGCCCGCTTTCTGTCAACATCAGCACTACAGAGTTTTCTCTGTTGGCGTCTCCCCCAAAG ACGGGGGAGCATAGAGAAGACTTAAAAGGACAGGGTGTCCTgcgtctgctgctgcagccctggGAGGCCAGAGAAGTTGCTGTGGTCTTTACTCCCTCTGAACACAAACCCACCACTACCATTCTCATAATCAG GAACAACTTGACAGTGTTTGACATGATGACGGTTCAGGGCCGCGGGGCCAAAGAGCTGCTGAGAGTCGGCGGTAAACTGCCCGGCCCAGGAGCCTCTCTGCGCTTCAACGTTCCACAGTCAACTCTAATGGAGTGTCGCGACG GCCTCCGCATCAACAAGCCACTTTTCGCCGTCAGAAAGAGTTTCAAGGTGGAGAATGCAGGAGAGCTTCCTCTGACAGTTATGTCGATGAACATAAATGGATACAAGTGTCAGGGATTTGGCTTTGAGGTCTTGCAGTGTCGCTCCTTCAGTCTGGACCACAACGCTTCCTCTGAGATCACGATTGC GTTCACCCCAGACTTCACCTCATCCTGGGTGATCCGGGACCTCACCCTAATGACATCCCGCGGCACTTCTTTCCCTTTCACCCTCAATGTGACGCTGCCCCACCACATGTTGCCTCTCTGCGCTCAGGTGGTCCCTGGACCCAGCTGGGAGGAAACTTTCTGGGTGGTCACCCTCATCTTCACATG CTTCTCCctgtttggtgtgtgtctgatggCCTTCCATCAGGCCCAGTACATCCTGAATGAGTTCTCCACACCCAGCATCAGGAGCAACCACAACTCTGCCCTGTCCCGTGATAATGGCCCTGTCAATAATATCACACCCAATGGAGTAAA TAAAACAAAGGGCAGTTGTAAGAGCTTTGTGGACACCTGTCACACCTCTGACAAAGGTAAGGGGCGTGGCTCTCTAGCCTGGGCCAATAGCCCCTCTCAGCGGCCTCAAACCTCAAAGAGAGGGCCTTCAATCACCCCGTCCCAACCACAGAAGAAACACAAGGTTTCACTCTATTACACCAAATACAAGTCCTCATCCACTGCAGCAACTGTGGATGAGGAGCATGAAGACTTTACACCGGACCCTCCCCTGACACCAGACCCTGATGTCTGTAACAATAACGAACCAGCTTTCATCAGTGAGCTGGATAAAAAGACACCTGCAGAATTTAAAGAAGACCCACACAGCACTATAGAAGATACAGTGCCAGCAGCGGTTATGTTTCCTATGGAAATGCCTGCTGGTTTCCCAGATAACGTCACATTGGTTCCAGGACCTAGACCAGGCCTGTTAGTGTGCAGTCCTGTAGAGAAGAGCTGCACTGACCCCTATGTAGAGAAGATGGACTCTGAGAAAAGGGACAGCTCTGAAATGGAG CTGAGAGAAGACGGCAAAggccagaaaaagaaaacacagaacgCAGAGACTGTCACTGCAGCAGGAAATAATAAGGGAAAGAGGAGTcgcagaaagacagaaaatgtctcCAG TGCTCCTGAACACAATGTTGTTGTGAtgccagagagggagaaagaaccTGATTGGAAAACAGGGGACCGTAACGTCAGCGGAACCCGTAATAGGAACCGCTGCTGCAACACCTCCAAGTCAGAAGTACCAAAGCCTGGACTGAGTGCCGAGAGCCCCCTCAAACACAACG GTGCGTGTCCTACTCGTACTCGACGGAAGTGTGCCACAGAGCGGCGTGGTGGCGGAGTGTGCGAGTCGGGCTCAGACTCCGGCAGCTCGTCGGGCAGCGTGAGggccagcagagggagctgggGCAGCTGGAGCAGCGCCAGCAGCatggagggagacaaagacCCCAGTGCCCGAACACACGCCTGCACTACCTCATCTAGAAAAA GGGATTCTTTGCAGTACGGTGTCTACCCAGTAGAGCGAGACTGCTACCAGACCATGAACACAAACTACAAGGCTCTCAG CATGAATAGCTTGTACCGTAAAGACCAGTGCCAAAGCCCAGACCCCATAGCGCCCAGCTTTGCCCCcagttttgctgctgttgctgccgGAGTAGACAGAACCATGG ATCTGACAGGTCAGTATTTGCCCGAAGAGACGTGGTCAGCTCCTTCCATCCCCCTCACCAACGAGTTCAGATACAACGCCACCGAAGCTCTGCCCTACATACCTCAGCCAGCAACCACCGCACCGTACAATGG GTTTACTTGGAGTAATGCCAACAGCCATTGCAACAGTCCCTACACCTACTGTGAGGAAAGCAACTACATAG GTAATGGAACATTTCCGAGTGGTTTTCCCAGTCAGGAGGGCCAGCATGCACACGGCAGTCAGACCAGCTGGAGTGAGGAACAGCCTCAGGAATCGCCCTCAAGCTGGGACACAGCAGCCTGTGTGGGCAGCAAG CCATACTTCTCGGGTACCCGCAGCCTCTCCCCCATGTCCAGTCTGTTCGGATCCATCTGGACGCCCCAGAGCGAGCCCTACCAGAGCCACTTCCAGCCTGAGCGATCGGCCCCGATGTCCCCCATCACCCCACCTCACTCTCCCTTCAGCCGGGAGCCAGAGGGGAGGTGCGCACCCATCCAGTACTCCAGCTTCAACCCATTCGGCCCGCACATGAACCTGGACATATGGAACTCTTCCTCCAACCGCAGCTCCAACTCACAGCTCTCCAACGACTCCGGCTACTGTGGAGATGTTTAa